The DNA window CGATGCGGAAGACATTTACCGCATCGTGCGGCTGGCGATGCTCGACCTGATGTCGTCAGGCATCACTAGCGTGTATCACTGTGCGCACAAAATTGGCGCCGACCGCGCCGAGACGGCGATGCTGGCGCAGATCGACTCCGGGCTGCGTGGCTGCTTCAGCTATCCGTCGTCCGCCGCGGACAAGCAACGCGAAGTCCTGACCGAGCTGAGCGAACGTTGGTCGGCGGAACGTAGCGACTATCGCCTTGAGATCGGGCTCCCTCCCGAGGACGGCGACGGAATAGTTTGTCCGGCAGGCGAACCGGTCGCGTCCGGTTTGGTGCCGGAATCGCAAGAGGCCGATCTCGCGGGTTGTACCATAGGCGCGGCGCTGCGGCTCAAGCTTGATCCGCGGGTCGGATCCCTGTCGCCGGGCAAACGCGCCGATTTCATTCTGGTCGATCCCAACATCGCGGCGCGCGGACACGCCACAGCGGCGCGGGCGCTGGTGTCCGCTCGCGACATCAACGCGGCAAATGTGGTGCTGGTCTGCATCGATGGGCGCATCCGCAAACGCAACGGCGTGGTCGTTGAGCCCAACGAGGGCTTAATCCGTAAGGAAGGGCAGGAGGCCATCGCCCATCTTCGCAATCCAGCAACGCAGCAATCGAATCGGAGTTAGTCATTCGTGTTGAAAGTCGGCGACGTCGTTATTTCCCAGATCGAAGAGAGTGTGCAGCCGAGTTTCGTCCCGCTCGAATTGCTGCCGGATTGCAATGGAGATGCACTGGCCAAGCACATGCACTGGATGGATCCACTGCATTATGACGTGGCCGCGGGCAAGTTTCGCACCTCGGTCCGGTCATATCTTGTCAAGACCGGTCGTCATACGGTGCTGATCGATGCCTGCGGAGGTAACCACAAGAACCGGCCTTATTTCCCGCGCTTTCACCAGCGCGATCACGCCTGGCTTGAACGCCTTGCCGCGGCTGGTGTGGCGCCAGAGCAGATCGACTTCGTGATGTGCACCCATTTGCACGCCGATCATGTCGGCTGGAATACAGTGCTTAAGGATGGCCGCTGGCGACCGACATTCCCAAACGCGAAATACATTGCGCATCGTCATGAACTCGACCGCTGGAATCCTGAGCACGCGTCGTATCGATTCTCTCCCCACAACGAATTCACCTGGGAGGATTCGATCCTGCCGGTGATCGAGGCCGGCCAGTCGGTCGCCGTCGACGACGGCTATACGCTCGACGACATGCTGACGGTCGAGCCCGCCCCCGGTCACACGCTGGCGCACACCGCCATCCGGTTGCGTTCACAGGGAAAGCGTGCGGTGTTTTCCGGCGACGTCATGCACGTTCCGCTGCAGATTCACTATCCGCGTTGGGGTACGAGCCTCGATGACGATCCGCAGCTAGGCGTGCAATCGCGGCTGCATTTGCTCGAGTCCTGCGCCGAACACCGCACCCTCGTCCTGCCGACGCATTTTGTCCCGGGCACAGGCTGCTTCATAACCCGTACCAGCGAGGGCTTTGCGTTCGAATGGAATCGCGACCCGCTGCTACCGAGCTAGTCTCTTTGTTTGAGCATGATCTTTTTCGGAAAACCGGTTCCCACTTTTCCGGACCATGCTCTAGTCGTCGCGAAGCTGACCGCAGCCGCCGAAAGCACTGCGGTGCAACAAGCGCGGGCACAACGACTAATTTTTCGTGGGATATTGCCCGCAATAGCGGCAGGCGCGGCGCGACAGCCTCGCCGGATAATCCTATACATTTGACGAAATATGACTAAAATTATACAAAGCGTATGATTTTATGAAGCTGAAAATGAAGGGCATTGCGTTCTCTATGCGTACCGGAACATGCGATGACACATAGAGGCGGGACGGCCGACTGCATCTTGCTTGGAGATGTGTTGCCGTTGGACGCGGCAAATTCGCAGGCTGATGCCGTTGCAATTGCCGATGGCCGCATTCTCTTTGCCAGCCGCCGCGACGACGTCATGCAGCTGCGCGGGAACAGTACCCGCATTCATGATTTCGGCGCCAGCACCATCATTCCCGGTTTCAACGATACCCACGCGCATTCGGACAGTCTGGGATTGAAGACCATCCGCCCCTCGCTGCAGGGCGCGCGATCCATCAAGGACGTCCTCGATCGCATCCGTGCGCTCGTTGCCGGGACGCCTCAAGGCGAATGGGTAGTGACGATGCCGATTGGCGAGCCGCCTTATTACTGGGAGGCGGACAAATCGCTTGCCGAGGGCCGGCTCCCCGACCGGCACGATCTCGATAGCGTTGCACCCGATCATCCGGTCTACATCACGAGTCCGAGCGGCTTTTGGGGCGAGCCGCCGTGCTTCATGATTTTGAACAGTCTTGGGCTGAAACTGAACGGAATCGACAGGACCACCAAGCCGCGCGTCGACGGCGTCGAGATTCTCCTCGATGCGTCTGGCGAGCCGACCGGCATCATTGTCGAGCGCAATTACATGCGCATGGCGGAGCCGGATCTCCTTCCGGCGACGCCGCGGTTCAGGCTCGAGGATCGCATCGAAGGCCTGCGCCGCTCATTGCCGATGTATCACGAGAAGGGGACGACCAGCGTCTACGAGGGACACGGTTGCGCGCCTGATGTCGTGGCGTCGTTCCGCGAGCTGTGGGAGCGCAAGGAACTGTCGCTGCGCAGCGGCCTGGTTCTCAGCCCGGCATGGCTTGGGACATCGGAAGCGGAATACGCGATGCGCCACTGGATGCCATGGGCGCGAGGCCAGGGCTTCGGTGACGAAATGCTGAAGATCTCCGGCGTATTTGTCGGCTATGGCGGCAATCTACAGTTCAATGATCTGCTCAGAAAGAATATGGGCGATATCGGCTGGGGCGGTGGTTTGCCGAATGTCAATTCGCCGGCCGATTACGAAGAGATCTGCATGCTGGCGGCCAAATATGATTTGCGCCTGCATACGCTGGCGTCCGACAAACTGCATGAGGTCGTTCCCATCCTCGAGCGCGTCGCCAGGCATTATCCGATCGGACAGCGACGCTGGGTCATCGAGCACATCAGCAAGGCGAGCCCGCGGGATCTCCAGGCGATCAAGGCGATGGGCGTCGCCGTCACGCTTATTCCAGCCCATTATCTCTGGAAGGTGGCTAGGCCATTTGCTGACCTCGATGAACAACAGCTCGATCTGTTGTCGCCGGCCAAGGCTCTTGTCGAACTGGGCGTACCAGTGTCCGCCGCTACCGATGCGGTGCCGAACGATCCGCTATTCTGTATGTGGACGATGATCGCGCGCAAGGATCGCAGAACCGGCCGCGTAATGGGACCAGGCGGCTCGGTGTCGAACGAAACAGCGTTACGGCTTCTGACCGTGAATGGCTCATGGCTGACCTTTGAAGAGGACCGCAAGGGGCCGCTGCTGCCGGGGTATTACGCCGACCTTGCCGTGCTGTCGGGCAATCCGCTAACCGCAACGACCGAGGGTCTGCTCGATATCAGTTGCACCGCGACCATGGTTGGCGGACGCTGGGTGTATGGCGCGCCATCTTGATACGTTTTCAATGGAAACGAGCTCTCACGTCGGAGATGACGAATGGATAGTCTGAAGACATTAAGCGCCGTGATTGCAGTCGCCGTTACGAGTATCCTTGCAACATGGCATAGCGCCGACGCAGCCGACAAGATCTACAAGATCGGCGCGCCGTTGCCGCTTACCGGCGCCCTGTCGCCGGAAGGCCTGCGAATGAAGTCGGGATACGATCTATGGGCGAAAACCCAGAACGAGGCCGGCGGTATCAAGGCTGGCGACGACACCTACAAAGTCGAAATCACCTATTCCGACTATCAGTCCAATACGCCTCGCGCCGTGCAGTCGGCGGAATTGATGATCACCGAGGGCAAGGTCGATGCGCTCTTCGCCCCGTTCGGGTCGGGCGCCACCAAGGCTGTCAGCGCCGTGAGCGAGAAATACGGCGTACCGATGATCGCGGCTCAGGCGGCGTCCGCCCAGGTCTATGATCAAGGTTTCAAATACCTGTTCGGCATGTACACACCGAACAGTACTGTGGTCCAGCCGCTGGTCGATCTGGTGCAGGCGACGAACCCGACCGTGAAGAAGGTCGCCGTGCTGGCTCGCAACGACCTGTTCCCGCTGGCGATCGCCGAGGAATTTTCGACCTACGCCAAGAGCAAGGGTCTCGAAATCGTATCCGATCAGAAGTTTCCGATCGGTAGCGTCGATTTCGGCTCGGCGCTGACGCAGATCCGCGCCGCGCAGCCGGACTGGATTTACGCGACGGGCTACGTCAACGACATGATCCTGATCCGCAAGCAGATGCAGGAGCAGGGCGTCAAGACGCAGTTGATCACGATGCTGGTCGGCCCGAGCACGCCTGAATTCATCGAAAATACCGGCAAGCTCGCGGAGAACGTCGTTACTTCCACCTGGTGGGACGTCGCAGCCAAGTTCAACGGCGAGGACGTGTTCGGCTCGGCGGAGAATTTCGAACAACTGTTCCGCAAGACTTACAACAACATCTATCCCGACTATTCGGTTGCCTCGGCCGCTGCCTGCGGCGCAGTGCTCGCAATCGCTGTTAACAAGGCGGGCTCAGTCGACAAAGCGAAGGTCCGCGATCAACTGGCGGCGATGGATACAGACACGTTCTACGGCCACATCAAATTCGGTCCGACCGGTCAGATTTCGTCGTTGAAGCCGCCGGCGATCCAGGTCCAGGGCGGCAAGCCTGTCGTGGTTCTTCCGCCTGATATCAAGCAAAGCGACTTGCGTTTCGACAAGAAGTAAGTCGGGGTCGATGCGACAACGCTCCGATCGCGAAGGATCGCCGCCGGTATCGGCACCGTCCTTCGCAGCTGGATAACCTCCTCAAAACGAGCCGCAGCCTATGATCTTTTTCCAATATCTCGCAAACGGCCTCATTCTTGGCGGGCTCTATGCATGCATCGCGGCCGGCTTCTCGCTCGTCTGGGGCGTGCTGAGCATCATCAATCTGCTGCACGGCTCCTTCATCGTGTTGGGCGCCTATATCGCGTTGTTCTCCTACAATCTGCTGGGCATTCATCCCTTCGTCTCGGTCATCACAGCGGCGATCGCGCTCGGCGCGCTCGGCTATGTGGCCCAGCTCTTCATCATCAATCGTGTCGTTGCTCAGTCGGTGCTGGTGACGCTGATCCTCACCTTTGGGCTCGAATTGATGATGAACAATGCGATGCTGGTAGGGTTTTCCGCCAATTACCGCAAAGTGATCCTCGAACACTCGCTTGGCGTCGCCGAGATCGGCAATGTCTTCATCCCGCTCGATCGGGCGCTGTCGGCGGTCCTCGCCTTTCTGCTGATCCTTGTACTCTGGCTGTGCCTGCGGTTGACCTCGATCGGCCGCGCGATCGTCGCCGTGCGGTTCGATCGCGACGCCGCCTTGCTAATGGGCATCGACGTCAAGCAGACTTACGCCATTACGTTTGCGCTGGGCGCCGCGCTTGCCGGCGCCGCGGGTAGCCTGCTCAGCGTCTCATTTCCTGTGTCGCCATTGTCAGGACCGCTGTTCCTCAGCAAGGCCTTCGTTATCTGCATCCTGGGCGGCGTTGGCAGCGTTCCCGGTGCGGCACTCGGCGGATTGATCTTTGGTCTTCTTGAAAGCTTCGGCGCGATTGCGTTCGGATCGGAATATGCCCTGACATTGGCGTTTGTTGTGCTGATCATTTTGCTTTTGGTTCGCCCGCATGGGCTTCTCGGTGTGAAGGGCTACTGATGTCCCGTCTGCAGCTCGCGATTGCCATCGTCATTGCGCTCGCCGTTCTGGCGATGCCGCTTCTCGGCAACAACTACTTTCTCCGACTTGCGACCATCATGCTGATGTATGCGACATTGGCGATGGCGTGGAATTTCATTGGCGGCTTTGCGGGCTATCCGTCGTTCGGACTGGCGGCCTTCTTCGGGCTTGGCGCCTATGCCGGGGCGGTGCTGCAATCGAGAGGCCTGCCGATCCCGCTGGCCTGGATATTCGCGGCTATCGTTGGCACGCTATTCGCGTTGCTGCTCGGTGCGATCTTGCTCAGGTTGCGCGGCCACGCCTTCGCGATCGCGACTCTGGTTGTGACCGAAGTGTTGCGCGAGTTGACGAATGGCTGGACCAGCGTGACCGGCGGCGGCATGGGCCTAAATCTGCCGTTTTTTGGCTGGAGCCCGTCGGCATTGGCCCAATTCTTCTTCTACGCGATGTTTGCCCTAGCGGCGGTGACCTTCGCGGCGACCTATATTGTCGCCCATAGCCGGTTCGGCTTCGGGCTGACCTGTATCAGGCAGAACGAGGATGCTGCCAATATCGTCGGCATCAACACCACCCGCTACAAGATCTACGCATTCTCGTTGTCGGGGGGCTTCGCCGCCATCGCTGGAGCGATCTACGCCTCCTGGACTGGCTATATCGAGCCGACCGATGTCTATGACGTGCTGTTCTCGATCAAGCCTATCTTGATGACGCTGCTCGGCGGCATGGGCACTTTGTTCGGGCCGATCATCGGAGCCGTCGCGTTTCTCGTGCTCGACGAGGTGGTGTGGCGCAACCTGCTCGAATTGCATACCGGCGTCCTTGGCCTGTTGATCGTAATCCTCATACTATTCCTGCCGGCCGGGCTGTCGTCCTTCAACCTGCGGAATTACTGGCGCAAGGCGGCCACGGCATGAGCGCGCTTCTCGAACTCAGGAATGTGAGCCGTTCATTTGGCGGCATTCACGCCATTCGTAACGTGTCGCTGACGCTTCAACCTGGTCAAATCGTCGGCCTGATCGGACCGAACGGTGCAGGCAAGAGCACGCTCGTAAACATCATCACCGGCGTTCATCCCGCCACGTCAGGTACGATCGTACACAAGGGTGAACGGATCGATCGGCTGAAGCCATTTCAGATTTCGGCACGGGGTATCGCGCGGACGTTTCAGGTGGTTCAGCCGTTTCCGAGCATGACGGTCATCCAGAACGTGATGGCAGGCGCGATGTTTGCCGCCAACATCCGCTCCATGGACGAGGCCCGCAGTGTCGCGATGGAGCATCTCACATTCACCGGTCTCGCCGCGATGGCTGACCGGCCAGCCGAGCAGCTAACGCTGGCGAACCGCAAGCGGCTGGAGTTGGCCAAGAGCCTGGCGATGAACCCGCACATTTTGATGCTCGACGAGGTCAATGCCGGCCTCAACACGTCCGAAGTCGAGCAAGCGCTCGATCTGATCCGCGCCATCGCGGCGCGTGGCATCTCGATCGTCATCATCGAGCATCTGCTCAAGGTGGTGACCGGCCTGTGCAGCCGCATCATCGTTCTTCATCACGGTGAGCTGATCGCCGACGATCCGGCCGCCGATGTCATCAAGGATCCGCGCGTGATTGAGGCGTATCTCGGCTCGAAATTCGCCCAACGGCAGATGGTGCGGCATGGTTGATCCGCTGCTCAGCGTCAAAAACCTGATGTCGGGTTACGGCGACATCCAGATCCTTTGGGGTGTCGACTTTCATATCAATGAAGGCGAGGCGGTCTGCCTCGTCGGGGCAAACGGCGCCGGCAAGAGCACACTGCTGCGTACACTGTCCGGATTGCTGCGCGTGCGCTCCGGGCAGATCGCGTTCATGGGCCAAGATCTGACCAACCGGTCGCCCAGGCAGGTTCTTTCCCACGGGATCGTTCACGTCCCGGAAGGCCGTCGGCTATTTGGGCCGATGAGCGTGCTCGATAATCTCCTGACCGGCGCCTATCTGCGCACCGACCGTGCCAATATTCGCCACGACCTCGAGCGCATGCTCGATCTGTTTCCGATTCTTGCCGAGCGTCGTCACCAGGCTGCCGGCACGCTGTCGGGCGGTGAGCAGCAGATGTGCGCGATTGCGCGCGGCATCATGAGCAAACCGAAATTGCTGATGATCGATGAGTTATCGCTTGGGCTGGCGCCAAAGATGGTCGATCATCTCGGCGAGGCGCTGCAAAAGGTCAAGCGGGAAGGGCTTTCGCTGCTGCTCGTGGAGCAGGACGTCGCCACGGCGTTCGAATTGACGGGGCGGGGGATTGTGCTCGATTCCGGCCGAGTCAGCCTGATCGGGCCGACGGAAGAACTCTCGATCAATCCGATGGTGCAGCAGGCCTATATGGGCATCGCCTGAATGAAGAGGCCGGACGAGCTTCAACCGGTCCGGCCCGATACCTGTCAGTCGAACATGGCGACGCAATCGATCTCGACATTGACGCCCTTGCGGTGGGGCGTACCACCGACGCAGGTGCGCGTGACGCGCTCGTGCTCGAAATAGGTGCGGAACACTTCGTTAAAGTGCGGGAAGTCAGCGACGTCGCGCAGGATCACGCGCATATTGACGACGTTGGCGAGCGTCGCGCCGCCGGCATCGAGAACGCTCAGCAGATTGTCGAGCGTGCGGCGGGTCTGAACTTCGATGTCGCCTTCGACAACGGTCTTGGTCGCCGGATCGAGCGGCCCTTGTCCCGACACGAACAGCATGTTGCCGAAGCGAATGGCCTGCGCGATCGGCGGTGGCTTCTGCAGGTCGGTAAAGCCGGTCGTCGGCGCAGCGGCTGATGTCACGTATGTCTTGGGCAATTCGTCGTCCTTTCGTTTCGGCGGTCTGGGGTCGGCCGACGATCGGATATCGATCGGCGGCAGCCAAATTCGTGGCTAGGACGTCTTGGCCGCCTCTGCGAGCGCGTTCGGCATCACATTGCCACACTTCTTGCATGTGCGGGCGTCTTCGTTGTCGAAGAAATTCTTGTAGGCCTGCGACACCGGATCAGCGCGATAGTCGCTGACGACGAAGGTCTCCTCGTGGAGAAAATTGTCGCACTTCGGGCAAAACCACTGGAACTTGTCGATCTCCCCTTCGTGACGCTGGCGTTCGACGATCAGGGCGAAAGCGTCCGGCGGGAAGCGCGGCGAATGCGGCGTGTTCGGTGGCATCCAGTTGGTCGATCCCTCCGGAATGACCGCGATCTCTTCCTTGCCCTCCGGGGTGCGATAATGCAGGTTCATCGTGCCCTTGATCATGTAGGTCACTTCGTCGCTGCCGTTGATATGGAATTCGCTGCGATATTCACGGCCGCGGGCGACGAAGGCCAGCGATCCGGGCTCTTGCCACAGGACCTTGACGCGCTTGCCGGTCTCGGCGAGCTCTTTGGCGATCTCCTGGAGTTCCAGGACCGGGAGTTGTTTCATGGCCGTCTCCTTTGCACAGGGGTGCCGACTAACGCGGTGGTTCGAAATCGGCTTCACGCGACGCTACGCCGCTTTGTGCCGCGGTTCAAATTGACGCCGCCGTTCGGCTGCGCCTCAGAGTTTGACGCAGACGTTGCGCAGTTCGGTATAGAATTCCATCGAGTGAACACCGCCTTCGCGTCCGATGCCGGACTGCTTTGAGCCGCCGAACGGGGTGCGAAGATCACGAAGGAACCACGAGTTCACCCAGGTGATGCCGACTTCGATTTGCGCGGCGACGCGGTGCGCCCGTGTCAGGTTCTCGGTCCAGATCGACGTCGCCAATCCGTACGGGCTGTCGTTGGAGAGCGCGATAGCTTCCTCCTCGCTGTCGAACGGCGTGATGTGGCAGCACGGTCCGAAGATCTCGTCGCGGATTACCGAGGAGGTTTCGGGGAGCCCGGTCCATATTGTCGGCTGCACGAACGAACCGCCGTGAAATCTTGCATCGAGTGACGGCACGGCGCCGCCGAGCACGACATTGGCGCCCTCGGCCTTGGCCTTGTCGTAGAATGACAGCACCTTCTTGCGGTGTTCCTGGCTGATCAGCGGTCCCATCGTGGTCGCCCTGTCAAACGGATCACCCATGCGCAGGTTCGCCGCGGCCGATTTCAGGCGATCGACGAACGTATCGAACAAGGTCCGCTCGACATAGACGCGTTCGGTGCCGAGGCAGAC is part of the Bradyrhizobium canariense genome and encodes:
- a CDS encoding ABC transporter ATP-binding protein codes for the protein MSALLELRNVSRSFGGIHAIRNVSLTLQPGQIVGLIGPNGAGKSTLVNIITGVHPATSGTIVHKGERIDRLKPFQISARGIARTFQVVQPFPSMTVIQNVMAGAMFAANIRSMDEARSVAMEHLTFTGLAAMADRPAEQLTLANRKRLELAKSLAMNPHILMLDEVNAGLNTSEVEQALDLIRAIAARGISIVIIEHLLKVVTGLCSRIIVLHHGELIADDPAADVIKDPRVIEAYLGSKFAQRQMVRHG
- a CDS encoding 3-hydroxyanthranilate 3,4-dioxygenase translates to MKQLPVLELQEIAKELAETGKRVKVLWQEPGSLAFVARGREYRSEFHINGSDEVTYMIKGTMNLHYRTPEGKEEIAVIPEGSTNWMPPNTPHSPRFPPDAFALIVERQRHEGEIDKFQWFCPKCDNFLHEETFVVSDYRADPVSQAYKNFFDNEDARTCKKCGNVMPNALAEAAKTS
- a CDS encoding amidohydrolase codes for the protein MTHRGGTADCILLGDVLPLDAANSQADAVAIADGRILFASRRDDVMQLRGNSTRIHDFGASTIIPGFNDTHAHSDSLGLKTIRPSLQGARSIKDVLDRIRALVAGTPQGEWVVTMPIGEPPYYWEADKSLAEGRLPDRHDLDSVAPDHPVYITSPSGFWGEPPCFMILNSLGLKLNGIDRTTKPRVDGVEILLDASGEPTGIIVERNYMRMAEPDLLPATPRFRLEDRIEGLRRSLPMYHEKGTTSVYEGHGCAPDVVASFRELWERKELSLRSGLVLSPAWLGTSEAEYAMRHWMPWARGQGFGDEMLKISGVFVGYGGNLQFNDLLRKNMGDIGWGGGLPNVNSPADYEEICMLAAKYDLRLHTLASDKLHEVVPILERVARHYPIGQRRWVIEHISKASPRDLQAIKAMGVAVTLIPAHYLWKVARPFADLDEQQLDLLSPAKALVELGVPVSAATDAVPNDPLFCMWTMIARKDRRTGRVMGPGGSVSNETALRLLTVNGSWLTFEEDRKGPLLPGYYADLAVLSGNPLTATTEGLLDISCTATMVGGRWVYGAPS
- a CDS encoding branched-chain amino acid ABC transporter permease, encoding MSRLQLAIAIVIALAVLAMPLLGNNYFLRLATIMLMYATLAMAWNFIGGFAGYPSFGLAAFFGLGAYAGAVLQSRGLPIPLAWIFAAIVGTLFALLLGAILLRLRGHAFAIATLVVTEVLRELTNGWTSVTGGGMGLNLPFFGWSPSALAQFFFYAMFALAAVTFAATYIVAHSRFGFGLTCIRQNEDAANIVGINTTRYKIYAFSLSGGFAAIAGAIYASWTGYIEPTDVYDVLFSIKPILMTLLGGMGTLFGPIIGAVAFLVLDEVVWRNLLELHTGVLGLLIVILILFLPAGLSSFNLRNYWRKAATA
- a CDS encoding RidA family protein, producing the protein MPKTYVTSAAAPTTGFTDLQKPPPIAQAIRFGNMLFVSGQGPLDPATKTVVEGDIEVQTRRTLDNLLSVLDAGGATLANVVNMRVILRDVADFPHFNEVFRTYFEHERVTRTCVGGTPHRKGVNVEIDCVAMFD
- a CDS encoding ABC transporter ATP-binding protein, yielding MVDPLLSVKNLMSGYGDIQILWGVDFHINEGEAVCLVGANGAGKSTLLRTLSGLLRVRSGQIAFMGQDLTNRSPRQVLSHGIVHVPEGRRLFGPMSVLDNLLTGAYLRTDRANIRHDLERMLDLFPILAERRHQAAGTLSGGEQQMCAIARGIMSKPKLLMIDELSLGLAPKMVDHLGEALQKVKREGLSLLLVEQDVATAFELTGRGIVLDSGRVSLIGPTEELSINPMVQQAYMGIA
- a CDS encoding MBL fold metallo-hydrolase, translated to MLKVGDVVISQIEESVQPSFVPLELLPDCNGDALAKHMHWMDPLHYDVAAGKFRTSVRSYLVKTGRHTVLIDACGGNHKNRPYFPRFHQRDHAWLERLAAAGVAPEQIDFVMCTHLHADHVGWNTVLKDGRWRPTFPNAKYIAHRHELDRWNPEHASYRFSPHNEFTWEDSILPVIEAGQSVAVDDGYTLDDMLTVEPAPGHTLAHTAIRLRSQGKRAVFSGDVMHVPLQIHYPRWGTSLDDDPQLGVQSRLHLLESCAEHRTLVLPTHFVPGTGCFITRTSEGFAFEWNRDPLLPS
- a CDS encoding amidohydrolase family protein — protein: MLEIDGNRFVALPGLIADHRHPAIDALADEGGCDVAGADAEDIYRIVRLAMLDLMSSGITSVYHCAHKIGADRAETAMLAQIDSGLRGCFSYPSSAADKQREVLTELSERWSAERSDYRLEIGLPPEDGDGIVCPAGEPVASGLVPESQEADLAGCTIGAALRLKLDPRVGSLSPGKRADFILVDPNIAARGHATAARALVSARDINAANVVLVCIDGRIRKRNGVVVEPNEGLIRKEGQEAIAHLRNPATQQSNRS
- a CDS encoding branched-chain amino acid ABC transporter permease, giving the protein MIFFQYLANGLILGGLYACIAAGFSLVWGVLSIINLLHGSFIVLGAYIALFSYNLLGIHPFVSVITAAIALGALGYVAQLFIINRVVAQSVLVTLILTFGLELMMNNAMLVGFSANYRKVILEHSLGVAEIGNVFIPLDRALSAVLAFLLILVLWLCLRLTSIGRAIVAVRFDRDAALLMGIDVKQTYAITFALGAALAGAAGSLLSVSFPVSPLSGPLFLSKAFVICILGGVGSVPGAALGGLIFGLLESFGAIAFGSEYALTLAFVVLIILLLVRPHGLLGVKGY
- a CDS encoding amino acid ABC transporter substrate-binding protein, producing the protein MDSLKTLSAVIAVAVTSILATWHSADAADKIYKIGAPLPLTGALSPEGLRMKSGYDLWAKTQNEAGGIKAGDDTYKVEITYSDYQSNTPRAVQSAELMITEGKVDALFAPFGSGATKAVSAVSEKYGVPMIAAQAASAQVYDQGFKYLFGMYTPNSTVVQPLVDLVQATNPTVKKVAVLARNDLFPLAIAEEFSTYAKSKGLEIVSDQKFPIGSVDFGSALTQIRAAQPDWIYATGYVNDMILIRKQMQEQGVKTQLITMLVGPSTPEFIENTGKLAENVVTSTWWDVAAKFNGEDVFGSAENFEQLFRKTYNNIYPDYSVASAAACGAVLAIAVNKAGSVDKAKVRDQLAAMDTDTFYGHIKFGPTGQISSLKPPAIQVQGGKPVVVLPPDIKQSDLRFDKK